In Lates calcarifer isolate ASB-BC8 linkage group LG15, TLL_Latcal_v3, whole genome shotgun sequence, one genomic interval encodes:
- the LOC108886088 gene encoding alpha-N-acetylgalactosaminidase isoform X2: MHPLSVTLFLVLVSLTVTLDNGLLRTPPMGWMAWERFRCDLDCHDDPENCISEDLFRDMADRMAEDGWKELGYEYIIIDDCWMSMLRDEQGRLQPEPSRFPGGIAKLARYIHDRGLKLGIYADMGTHTCMGFPGTTLEKIEIDAQTFASWGVDYLKFDGCYSNPIEQMLGYPLMSKALNATGRPIAYSCSWPAYLGGLPPNVNYSLLGDICHLWRNYYDIQDSWDSVQGIIEWFSNNQDDLQPAAGPGRWNDPDMLIIGNFGLSVDQAHSQMALWAIMAAPLIMSNDLRNLDNSARAILQNKVAIAINQDPIGVQGRRLLQEKSHIEVYWRPLSQSASCLVFLSRRTDMPHLYHTSLAKLNYEAGNYQGAVSSVLPLPPPLTVDLYRLMA, encoded by the exons ATGCATCCCTTATCAGTGACTCTgttcctggtcctggtctctctgactgtgactctgGACAATGGACTGCTGAGGACTCCACCTATGGGATGGATGGCTTGGGAACGCTTTCGCTGTGACCTTGACTGTCATGATGACCCAGAGAACTGCATCAG TGAAGATCTGTTCAGAGACATGGCTGACCGGATGGCTGAGGACGGCTGGAAGGAGCTGGGTTATGAATATATAATCATAGACGACTGCTGGATGTCCATGCTGAGAGATGAACAAGGAAGGCTGCAGCCTGAACCCTCCAG GTTCCCAGGGGGCATTGCAAAACTGGCAAGGTACATCCATGACCGTGGTCTGAAGCTGGGCATCTATGCAGACATGGGCACTCACACGTGTATGGGATTCCCTGGCACCACGCTAGAGAAAATCGAGATTGATGCCCAGACCTTTGCCAGCTGGGGAGTAGACTATCTAAAGTTTGATGGCTGTTACTCTAATCCTATAGAACAAATGTTGG GTTACCCTCTGATGTCCAAGGCTTTGAATGCTACAGGCAGACCAATAGCCTACTCCTGTAGTTGGCCTGCCTATCTCGGAGGACTTCCACCTAAT GTGAACTACTCTCTGCTGGGGGATATTTGTCACTTGTGGAGGAATTACTATGACATCCAGGACTCATGGGACAGTGTGCAGGGCATCATAGAGTGGTTCTCAAATAACCAGGATGATTTGCAGCCAGCTGCGGGGCCTGGACGATGGAATGACCCTGACATG CTCATCATTGGAAACTTTGGTCTCAGTGTGGACCAGGCTCACTCTCAGATGGCTCTGTGGGCCATAATGGCTGCTCCTCTCATCATGTCCAATGACCTTCGAAACCTGGACAACAGCGCCAGGGCCATCCTGCAAAACAAAGTGGCCATCGCAATCAACCAGGACCCTATTGGTGTCCAGGGAAGACGCCTGCTGCag GAGAAGAGCCATATTGAGGTGTACTGGAGGCCTTTGTCTCAATCAGCCAGCTGCCTGGTGTTCCTGAGCAGACGGACAGACATGCCCCACCTCTACCACACCTCCCTGGCTAAACTCAACTATGAAGCTGGCAACTATCAG GGTGCTGTGTCCAGTGTCCTCCCTCTGCCCCCACCACTCACCGTGGATTTGTATAGATTGATGGCGTGA
- the LOC108886088 gene encoding alpha-N-acetylgalactosaminidase isoform X3: MHPLSVTLFLVLVSLTVTLDNGLLRTPPMGWMAWERFRCDLDCHDDPENCISEDLFRDMADRMAEDGWKELGYEYIIIDDCWMSMLRDEQGRLQPEPSRFPGGIAKLARYIHDRGLKLGIYADMGTHTCMGFPGTTLEKIEIDAQTFASWGVDYLKFDGCYSNPIEQMLGYPLMSKALNATGRPIAYSCSWPAYLGGLPPNVNYSLLGDICHLWRNYYDIQDSWDSVQGIIEWFSNNQDDLQPAAGPGRWNDPDMLIIGNFGLSVDQAHSQMALWAIMAAPLIMSNDLRNLDNSARAILQNKVAIAINQDPIGVQGRRLLQEKSHIEVYWRPLSQSASCLVFLSRRTDMPHLYHTSLAKLNYEAGNYQEVTSTFNETFHLISVK, from the exons ATGCATCCCTTATCAGTGACTCTgttcctggtcctggtctctctgactgtgactctgGACAATGGACTGCTGAGGACTCCACCTATGGGATGGATGGCTTGGGAACGCTTTCGCTGTGACCTTGACTGTCATGATGACCCAGAGAACTGCATCAG TGAAGATCTGTTCAGAGACATGGCTGACCGGATGGCTGAGGACGGCTGGAAGGAGCTGGGTTATGAATATATAATCATAGACGACTGCTGGATGTCCATGCTGAGAGATGAACAAGGAAGGCTGCAGCCTGAACCCTCCAG GTTCCCAGGGGGCATTGCAAAACTGGCAAGGTACATCCATGACCGTGGTCTGAAGCTGGGCATCTATGCAGACATGGGCACTCACACGTGTATGGGATTCCCTGGCACCACGCTAGAGAAAATCGAGATTGATGCCCAGACCTTTGCCAGCTGGGGAGTAGACTATCTAAAGTTTGATGGCTGTTACTCTAATCCTATAGAACAAATGTTGG GTTACCCTCTGATGTCCAAGGCTTTGAATGCTACAGGCAGACCAATAGCCTACTCCTGTAGTTGGCCTGCCTATCTCGGAGGACTTCCACCTAAT GTGAACTACTCTCTGCTGGGGGATATTTGTCACTTGTGGAGGAATTACTATGACATCCAGGACTCATGGGACAGTGTGCAGGGCATCATAGAGTGGTTCTCAAATAACCAGGATGATTTGCAGCCAGCTGCGGGGCCTGGACGATGGAATGACCCTGACATG CTCATCATTGGAAACTTTGGTCTCAGTGTGGACCAGGCTCACTCTCAGATGGCTCTGTGGGCCATAATGGCTGCTCCTCTCATCATGTCCAATGACCTTCGAAACCTGGACAACAGCGCCAGGGCCATCCTGCAAAACAAAGTGGCCATCGCAATCAACCAGGACCCTATTGGTGTCCAGGGAAGACGCCTGCTGCag GAGAAGAGCCATATTGAGGTGTACTGGAGGCCTTTGTCTCAATCAGCCAGCTGCCTGGTGTTCCTGAGCAGACGGACAGACATGCCCCACCTCTACCACACCTCCCTGGCTAAACTCAACTATGAAGCTGGCAACTATCAG GAAGTAACTTCAACCTTCAACGAAACATTTCATCTCATCAGTGTTAAATGA
- the LOC108886088 gene encoding alpha-N-acetylgalactosaminidase isoform X1, whose protein sequence is MHPLSVTLFLVLVSLTVTLDNGLLRTPPMGWMAWERFRCDLDCHDDPENCISEDLFRDMADRMAEDGWKELGYEYIIIDDCWMSMLRDEQGRLQPEPSRFPGGIAKLARYIHDRGLKLGIYADMGTHTCMGFPGTTLEKIEIDAQTFASWGVDYLKFDGCYSNPIEQMLGYPLMSKALNATGRPIAYSCSWPAYLGGLPPNVNYSLLGDICHLWRNYYDIQDSWDSVQGIIEWFSNNQDDLQPAAGPGRWNDPDMLIIGNFGLSVDQAHSQMALWAIMAAPLIMSNDLRNLDNSARAILQNKVAIAINQDPIGVQGRRLLQEKSHIEVYWRPLSQSASCLVFLSRRTDMPHLYHTSLAKLNYEAGNYQAYDVFTGSKLTGLNAKTEFTVSINPSGVVMWYVYPEQRTLHSQHNKPEPEHHIVL, encoded by the exons ATGCATCCCTTATCAGTGACTCTgttcctggtcctggtctctctgactgtgactctgGACAATGGACTGCTGAGGACTCCACCTATGGGATGGATGGCTTGGGAACGCTTTCGCTGTGACCTTGACTGTCATGATGACCCAGAGAACTGCATCAG TGAAGATCTGTTCAGAGACATGGCTGACCGGATGGCTGAGGACGGCTGGAAGGAGCTGGGTTATGAATATATAATCATAGACGACTGCTGGATGTCCATGCTGAGAGATGAACAAGGAAGGCTGCAGCCTGAACCCTCCAG GTTCCCAGGGGGCATTGCAAAACTGGCAAGGTACATCCATGACCGTGGTCTGAAGCTGGGCATCTATGCAGACATGGGCACTCACACGTGTATGGGATTCCCTGGCACCACGCTAGAGAAAATCGAGATTGATGCCCAGACCTTTGCCAGCTGGGGAGTAGACTATCTAAAGTTTGATGGCTGTTACTCTAATCCTATAGAACAAATGTTGG GTTACCCTCTGATGTCCAAGGCTTTGAATGCTACAGGCAGACCAATAGCCTACTCCTGTAGTTGGCCTGCCTATCTCGGAGGACTTCCACCTAAT GTGAACTACTCTCTGCTGGGGGATATTTGTCACTTGTGGAGGAATTACTATGACATCCAGGACTCATGGGACAGTGTGCAGGGCATCATAGAGTGGTTCTCAAATAACCAGGATGATTTGCAGCCAGCTGCGGGGCCTGGACGATGGAATGACCCTGACATG CTCATCATTGGAAACTTTGGTCTCAGTGTGGACCAGGCTCACTCTCAGATGGCTCTGTGGGCCATAATGGCTGCTCCTCTCATCATGTCCAATGACCTTCGAAACCTGGACAACAGCGCCAGGGCCATCCTGCAAAACAAAGTGGCCATCGCAATCAACCAGGACCCTATTGGTGTCCAGGGAAGACGCCTGCTGCag GAGAAGAGCCATATTGAGGTGTACTGGAGGCCTTTGTCTCAATCAGCCAGCTGCCTGGTGTTCCTGAGCAGACGGACAGACATGCCCCACCTCTACCACACCTCCCTGGCTAAACTCAACTATGAAGCTGGCAACTATCAG GCCTATGATGTGTTTACTGGCTCGAAATTGACGGGGTTGAATGCCAAGACAGAGTTTACAGTCTCCATCAATCCGTCAGGTGTGGTCATGTGGTATGTTTACCCAGAACAGCGGACACTCCACTCCCAGCACAACAAACCAGAACCTGAACATCATATAGTGTTATGA
- the LOC108886086 gene encoding uncharacterized protein LOC108886086, whose translation MAQAKLEARNPLTEAAMGFALGAVAGCILGATEDPIDKTLSVMTSAEPLEPVMEEVRTVGSLGLGTLIGATALTTAMTSVVAGVILAAAAASVFVATRTCGASNAQSVGLWASAGLAGAFGTTLSGATLGVAVEWVVKNYGMVGLLWALSIFTVLKPPLHFVFKLLWKQGEACCTLGSVDWVRERKQIEMTECHQRQRMTVQIEKRILMLEKGGCSSTVEDRASWVTERQQREEINRKKMENEEAKMEQRTIQDWINTVVVKHVDFLAFSGIPMTVVAIVTSGFGVFGYGGHQSVFIVLLTLVAVIVYLLLKSSDFKFWMLVGCMGMLATFVIAMLTLHAGQVVITTAMKMQVAGQRQSKEIISTRMNHQSSLEALNAAFFVAKLCQLGLGATVGGPLVRHTAGEVKVIVGAALVAVGLLVGVEVLAPVLGEGGKTGALLGVVGAAGVSVGAAAAVAGRWSSWPGTWGTIAGLVIGALGMGKWHVVNIGLQVPVAYVFAMTNPF comes from the exons ATGGCACAGGCTAAACTCG AGGCCAGAAACCCTTTAACGGAGGCAGCTATGGGGTTTGCACTGGGAGCTGTGGCAGGCTGCATATTGGGAGCCACAGAGGACCCAATAGACAAGACCCTGTCAGTAATGACCTCGGCAGAACCGCTGGAAccagtgatggaggaggtcAGAACCGTGGGGTCCCTGGGGCTGGGGACCCTGATTGGAGCCACAGCATTGACCACAGCCATGACCTCAGTAGTAGCAGGTGTGattctggcagcagcagcagcctcagtgttCGTGGCCACCAGGACCTGCGGTGCTTCCAATGCTCAGTCTGTTGGCTTGTGGGCCTCAGCAGGATTGGCCGGGGCTTTTGGGACCACTCTGAGCGGAGCCACACTTGGGGTTGCTGTCGAATGGGTTGTGAAGAATTATGGCATGGTGGGCCTTCTGTGGGCTCTGAGCATATTCACTGTGCTCAAACCACCTCTGCACTTTGTATTTAAGCTCCTCTGGAAGCAGGGAGAGGCTTGTTGTACTCTGGGATCTGTAGACTGGGTGAGGGAGAGGAAACAGATTGAGATGACAGAGTGTcaccagagacagagaatgactGTGCAGATAGAGAAGAGGATCCTGATGCTGGAGAAGGGAGGCTGCAGCAGTACGGTGGAGGACAGAGCATCATGGGTAACTGAAcgacaacagagagaggagatcaacaggaagaagatggagaaCGAAGAGGCAAAGATGGAGCAAAGAACCATCCAAGACTGGATCAACACTGTCGTGGTCAAACACGTGGACTTCTTGGCTTTCTCAGGGATACCAATGACAGTGGTTGCCATTGTAACATCAGGGTTTGGAGTGTTTGGTTATGGAGGCCaccagtctgtgtttatagTGCTTCTGACTTTAGTGGCAGTCATAGTCTATCTGCTTCTGAAATCTTCTGACTTTAAGTTCTGGATGTTGGTAGGATGCATGGGAATGCTGGCAACATTCGTCATCGCTATGCTCACCCTGCACGCTGGGCAGGTGGTCATAACCACTGCCATGAAGATGCAAGTGGCGGGGCAGAGACAGTCCAAAGAAATCATCAGCACTCGTATGAACCATCAGTCTTCTCTGGAGGCACTGAATGCAGCTTTCTTTGTGGCAAAACTGTGTCAGCTGGGTCTAGGTGCTACAGTGGGGGGGCCACTGGTGAGGCACACGGCTGGAGAGGTGAAAGTCATAGTGGGGGCAGCTTTAGTGGCAGTGGGTTTACTGGTCGGGGTGGAGGTTTTAGCCCCAGTTCTGGGAGAAGGGGGGAAAACTGGGGCACTGCTGGGGGTGGTGGGAGCAGCAGGTGTGTCAGTgggggcagcagcagctgtagctgGAAGGTGGTCCTCATGGCCTGGAACCTGGGGAACGATAGCAGGGCTGGTTATTGGGGCTTTAGGAATGGGGAAATGGCATGTTGTCAACATTGGACTGCAGGTGCCTGTGGCCTATGTGTTTGCTATGACCAATCCATTTTAA